The genomic segment GTCGAGAAGATCAAGGACCCGGCCAGGGCCGACCGCTGGATCCGCCAGGCCCTCGCCGACAAGGCGCGCATCATGGGCTTCGGCCACCGCGTGTACCGCGTGGAGGACCCGCGGGCCAAGCACCTCAAGCGCCTGGCGCTCGAGCTCGGCCGGCAGGCCGGCAGCACCGCCAACGTCGAGATCCTCGACATCGTGGCGCGCGTGGTCTCCGCGGAGGGGACGCCTCCGGGCGTTCGTGCTATCGTGTCCCGACCACGGATTCCGTGGCAGGCTTCCTCCGCTCACGGATCGCGCCCCCCCGGGGACTCGGCCAGCCGGTGAGACGCGCGCGCCGCGATGCTGCGGGTCGATCATGCCGACTTCCGAGCCGGTTCCCCGGGTCACGATCAAGCCCAACTCAGGCGAAAAGCCGATCCCCGTCATCGAGGTCAAGGTCTCCTGGTGCAAAGGGTGCGGCCTCTGCGTCGAGTACTGCAATCGGGACGTCTTGAAGATGGACGGCGTCCTTCCCCAGGTCGTCCACGCCGAGAGATGCACCCGGTGCCTCCAGTGCGAGGCGATCTGCCCGGACTTCGCCATCGAGGTGAAGGAGGGCACGGTCGAGACGGGTGCGGACGAAAGCGAGCCGCGATGAGCGCGAAAGTCGAGCCCCACACCGGCGTGCAGGTGATGTCCGGGAACGAGGCGTGCGCCCTGGGGGCGATGGCCGCAGGGCTCTCATTCTTCGCGGGCTATCCGATCACGCCGTCCTCCGAGATCGCCGAGGAGCTGGTCACGCTCCTCCCGAAACACGGCGGCGCCTTCATCCAGATGGAGGACGAGATCGCGGCGATGGGG from the Terriglobia bacterium genome contains:
- a CDS encoding 4Fe-4S binding protein, which translates into the protein MPTSEPVPRVTIKPNSGEKPIPVIEVKVSWCKGCGLCVEYCNRDVLKMDGVLPQVVHAERCTRCLQCEAICPDFAIEVKEGTVETGADESEPR
- a CDS encoding citrate/2-methylcitrate synthase, which encodes VEKIKDPARADRWIRQALADKARIMGFGHRVYRVEDPRAKHLKRLALELGRQAGSTANVEILDIVARVVSAEGTPPGVRAIVSRPRIPWQASSAHGSRPPGDSASR